The sequence CACTAAGAACATCCTTCCTTATCACCTCTAAGCGAATAGGGTCTTCTCCCTGTGCCTCTACTACCAAATAATCTCCAGGCCTCATACGTTTCGCAGGGCGTGCAAGGCATACCCACCTCCCTCTTTCAAGAGGGTCAAGCAATAACAACTCAGCTAAACCTCCACTTGAAAGTCTCACTCTCAGCCTTGCTTTTAAAACTCGTGTGTTGTTTATAACGAGCAAATCCCCAGCTCGCAGTTCATCCTTCCAATCCCAAACCTTCACGTCTCTAGAGGCAGTTAGGAACCCTTTTTCTGATTCAACGATCAATAAGCGAGCAGCATGTCGAGGCTCCATAGGAGTCTGCGCTATCAGTTCAGGATCAAGCTCATAGTCATATGAACTAAGAAATGAATCTTTAGGGTTCGACACATTTAAATAAGAATTCTTAAATCAGAAGAAAAGTAAAAACGAAACCAAAAGTCCAGAAAGACCTGATCTAAGAAGACAAACTTTCTGGATTGTTTTCAATCAAGTGCGCAAGATCTTTTAAAAAAGCAGCTCCATCAGCTCCATAGACAACTCGGTGGTCAGCTGTAAGGTTCACCTGCATTTGATGTTTCACAGAAATTGAACCATCATGATTAGCTACAACATTTGGCTTTGAAGCTGCTACTGCAAGAATCGCTCCAGTTCCAGGAGGAAGAATTGCATCAAAACGATCCACTCCAAACATTCCTAAGTTCGAGAGAGTGAAGGTGCCACTGCTGTATTCATTGGGTTGAAGTTGTTTACTTCTAGAGCGCTTCACAAGGTCGGACCACTGTTTAGATAGCTCAAATAAATTGGTTTTGTCAGCATCCTGAAGAACAGGCGTAATAAGGCCACCATCCTCCATCGCAACAGCAATGGCAACGTTGACTTGAGCTGGATATGCCATGCCTCTTGAACTAGCAGCTGCATTTACTTGAGGATGGCGAGCAAGTGTCCGACCAACCGCCTTGGCTAACAACGCTGTCATAGTTACACCCTGAGGCTTTACCTCCTTGTAAAAAGAGTCAAACTTATCAGTAGTAATTGTGTAACCAACTCTGAAGCAAGGTACTTCCAAGCTTGCTTCCATATTTCGATTAACCGCTTGCTGAAGTGTGTTGAAAGGAACTGTTTCTCCAGGAGCCCCAAAACTTTTCCCTTTTGTACCTTCTTGAGTTATGGAGTTTACTGAGGAAATGTTTGCTACTGGAGGCAATGAGACGGGAGCAACTGCCGCCGCATCACTTTCCGCCACCCAAGGCACAGTTATAGGTTGACCTTTTGCTCGTTGAACGTCTTCAGCCTGAATGCGACCATGAGGACCAGTACCTTGCACTATTGACAAGTCAACTCCCATCTGGGAAGCAAGCTTTTTCGCTCGTGGAGTCGCGACGATACGGCCATCATTAGTAACAGAAGTCATGTCGCTTGGGTTACTAATCGTTATCGAAGGAGCAGAAACAAAAGTAGAGCCCTCCTCTTTAAATGAAGCCGTTGCAGACTCTTCAGGACTGTTTTTTGGATCAGGAGTTTTGACGGTTGCCGCAGAAGGTGCAGCAGGCTTCTTGGCCTGAGCAGCTTCGATTTCTTCTTTACTTTCGACAATCAGGCCAATCGTTTCCCCAACAGGGGCTGTACTTCCAGCAGGTATCAAAACAGTTGCTAAATAACCCTCCTGAAAAGACTCCACATCCATGTCAGCTTTATCAGACTCAACCACCAAAACAGATTCCCCTCGGCCAATCTTGTCTCCAGGCTTCTTCAGCCACTCGACTATTTTGCCCTCCGTCATTGTGGAGCTAAGAGCAGGCATGAAAATGTCGTGAGTCGCCATTCGCCAGTGATACCAAGAAATTTGCTGGTGGTGTCAAACCTGCCGTCCAACTTTTCTTCAACTAGGAAGACAGTTGATTGGTGTGACCTACAGATTTTAAGTCGCTACCGATTAGGCACCACTAAAACAACATTTCCTAGTCTTCTTTGAATAGCATTGCCTAAATCAATTCTTAAGAGCCACCCTTTCATAGAAAGCTTCATTCTTAGCGTTCCTCTATTAAACATGAGAAGCAAAAGATTATTCCTATTGAGAAGGCCAAATATTCACTTAAAACTTAGTTGAGAGTTACTACATCTCACTGTCACCCTAAGCTTTTTTAGAAGAGCAGCGACCTGGAGTGAGAGCATTTAAGGCTAAGCACTAAAAAATATGTTTCCACAAAGTACAAAAAATCTATATAACAAGGTTTTTACTGCTAGTTTTGGACTTCCAAACCATAGGAAGCAAAAAGCATCCTCAATAGAATTTTATTGAAAGGTCTTTAAATTTTGCAAGCTTTTACTCCACAATGTTTGCAATCAAATGGAATTTTCAAAGACAAAAACATTCATAAAATACAATTAATTATCAATTTCATGCTCATCAAAACTGTTGACTCAACTCTTTTCAATAGCCTCCACTACACCATCTCTAACAACCACAGCAACCTGCATTTTATCAACTAAGTTGTCGCCAACCTCAAGGTCACAAAAACTTTCCAACTGCCCCTGCTCAACAATCTCTTCCATCTTCAATTCTCTAACTTGAATTTGCTGCTGAAGAAGATTTCTTTTTTGTTCTTCCAACTCAGCTCTCTTTGCAGCAACCTGCTGTTGCACTTGTGCCACCTGATCTTGAACTCGAGGGTCTAATGGATTTGCGCTCTGACTACGCACATCACTAACCACTTGTTGCCCCTCCTGCTCTAACTGGGACAATTGTTGATCAGTTGTTGAAATAGCATTGCTGAGTTCCCGTTCGGCGTCCTCCTTCCAAGAAGGAGTAACTATTGCTCGAATAGTGATAGAGCGTTTAATCGACAGGGTGGTACCGTCGGACATAAGAAAAAGGAATACCGGCCAAGATTCTCAGCTCCAAGCCCTTTAGGTCAACCAAATTGCCTATTGATTGTTCTATCGACCATAAATTGAAGCAATAGCCTCAAAATCCCTAGCGACAATCTTTTCCCTTTTTTGTTTTAGCGTCTGTGTTAGCAGGCCATTCTCTATTGAGAATGGCTTAACAAAAGCAACTCCTGCCAACCGCTCATCAGGACGTGAACCTTGCCGTTGAGCAAGCAGCCGATTTAACTCACTCCGAATAAGCTTCCTCAAAGTTTCATCTCCAGGAGATCCACCGAGATCTTTTGAAATAGCCAATTTTTTCTGTTCAGCCCAAAATAAAGTCCTTTCAATATTTGGGACAACCAAGGCCCCTAACTGTCGTTCATCTTGCCCAACCAACATTACTTGCTCAAGTAATGGACTAGAAACTAAAGCCTCTTCTAAAGGACTGGGCTCGATATTCTCTCCATTACTTAAGACAATCGTATCCTTGGCCCGTCCAGTTAAAACGAGCGATCCATCTGGAAGAAGCATCCCTAAATCTCCTGTATCAAGCCAACCCTCAGGATCAAGGACTTTAGCCGTCGCTTCGGGTTTCCCAAGATAACCATTCATTACCTGAGGACCTCTTACCAGTACACGACCGCGCTCACGAGTCATC comes from Prochlorococcus sp. MIT 1307 and encodes:
- a CDS encoding dihydrolipoamide acetyltransferase family protein, with protein sequence MATHDIFMPALSSTMTEGKIVEWLKKPGDKIGRGESVLVVESDKADMDVESFQEGYLATVLIPAGSTAPVGETIGLIVESKEEIEAAQAKKPAAPSAATVKTPDPKNSPEESATASFKEEGSTFVSAPSITISNPSDMTSVTNDGRIVATPRAKKLASQMGVDLSIVQGTGPHGRIQAEDVQRAKGQPITVPWVAESDAAAVAPVSLPPVANISSVNSITQEGTKGKSFGAPGETVPFNTLQQAVNRNMEASLEVPCFRVGYTITTDKFDSFYKEVKPQGVTMTALLAKAVGRTLARHPQVNAAASSRGMAYPAQVNVAIAVAMEDGGLITPVLQDADKTNLFELSKQWSDLVKRSRSKQLQPNEYSSGTFTLSNLGMFGVDRFDAILPPGTGAILAVAASKPNVVANHDGSISVKHQMQVNLTADHRVVYGADGAAFLKDLAHLIENNPESLSS
- a CDS encoding YlqD family protein, which produces MSDGTTLSIKRSITIRAIVTPSWKEDAERELSNAISTTDQQLSQLEQEGQQVVSDVRSQSANPLDPRVQDQVAQVQQQVAAKRAELEEQKRNLLQQQIQVRELKMEEIVEQGQLESFCDLEVGDNLVDKMQVAVVVRDGVVEAIEKS